The following coding sequences are from one Solea solea chromosome 4, fSolSol10.1, whole genome shotgun sequence window:
- the LOC131457948 gene encoding ion channel TACAN-like translates to MLFTPTGFSECLREWDDLEKDYQQIQDTDRLYRQKLEEVNKLQNSCSGAITRQRKKLKELTSSLEQCKQHSPAALLSPEDVDTIAGIEDSIKERTNAFCEMEAFLPKKNGLYLSLVLGNINVTLLNKQSKFAYKDEYEKFKLVLTVIIFVFSFTCRFLLSYRVLDALFNFLLVWYYCTLTIRESILISNGSRIRGWWVFHHYVSTFLSGVMLTWPEGALYQMFRNQFLSYCLYQSFVQFLQYYYQSGCLYRLRALGERHNMDLTVEGFQSWMWRGLTFLLPFLFFGHFWQLYNSVTLFKMFQLPECKEWQVAMCGCSYLALFMGNFFTTLGVVYQKYKNNQDKCKTL, encoded by the exons ATGTTGTTCACGCCAACGGGATTTAGTGAATGTTTACGCGAATGGGATGATTTAGAGAAAGACTACCAACAAATTCAG GACACTGATCGTCTTTATAGACAGAAGCTCGAGGAAGTGAACAAACTGCAAAACAGCTGCTCTGGTGCAATCACACGTCAGAGGAAGAAACTCAAAGAGCTCACATCCTCGTTAGAACA ATGCAAACAACACAGTCCAGCAGCCCTGTTGAGTCCAGAAGACGTGGACACCATCGCGGGAATCGAAGACTCCATTAAAGAAAGAACAAATGCTTTTTGTGAGATGGAAGCTTTTCTGCCAAAGAAGAACGG GTTGTACCTGAGTCTTGTTTTAGGAAACATCAACGTCACACTCCTCAACAAACAGTCCAA ATTTGCCTACAAAGATGAATATGAAAAGTTTAAGCTGGTCCTCACGGTCATCATCTTCGTGTTCTCCTTCACCTGTCGCTTTCTGCTCAGCTACAG AGTCCTCGATGCCCTGTTCAACTTCCTTTTGGTGTGGTACTACTGCACGCTCACCATCAGGGAGAGCATCCTCATCTCAAACGGCTCAAG gatCAGAGGTTGGTGGGTTTTTCATCACTACGTGTCAACCTTCCTGTCCGGCGTCATGCTCACGTG gCCAGAGGGCGCTCTCTACCAGATGTTCAGGAACCAGTTCCTGTCATATTGTCTCTATCAAA GCTTCGTCCAGTTTCTTCAGTACTACTACCAGAGTGGCTGCTTGTACAGACTGCGAGCGCTCGGAGAAAGACACAACATGGACCTGACAGTGG AGGGTTTCCAGTCTTGGATGTGGAGAGGTTTGACCTTCCTCCTTCCCTTCCTGTTCTTTGGTCAT ttCTGGCAGCTTTACAACAGCGTAACACTCTTCAAGATGTTTCAGCTGCCGGAGTGCAAAGAGTGGCAG GTCGCGATGTGCGGCTGCTCTTACTTAGCGCTCTTCATGGGCAACTTCTTCACCACGCTGGGCGTGGTTTACCAGAAGTACAAGAACAACCAGGACAAGTGCAAGACCTTATAA